One stretch of Miscanthus floridulus cultivar M001 chromosome 18, ASM1932011v1, whole genome shotgun sequence DNA includes these proteins:
- the LOC136520569 gene encoding uncharacterized protein has protein sequence MALVPSGGAGACKDEAALGLPWSEMFRSASRRRPKQESDDAPPKKPALKTARAKEMKSKPASVGAGAGAGADIAGLSLEPDARLALYIAMAHAGLATALLVLYGLYLLLADFLRPLQWALLCSVPLRETQRALVAFWEPSLRGGLSSALLALPLAALRSSTATLADARAALLRRPLPSSPAFPRLLRWLVSFFFFLVLFERLGAATALLLLLLALAFFAASPKLKRAASSRISSRPPSSRGLLLTGGILRHLKTLVALGLMLGMIAGFITGSIFFSYKIGLEGTDAVMSLKSHVEKSNYSEKIGLKKWMDDNDIPGLVDQYSARIYATVWEQVDQLAVQYNLTDFTSGFRHFLISQSVDPKSKALISSRPHPYSMKLQSIATHVKNREWVEIYRELDSFFRELLITREDLVVKAKQLALQGTEIAKRLLSSSTSVLGGSANLMLSIALRIVSGAAEVVNFLSQLMVFLWVLYYLITVEGGGATEQIIDLLPVSKQVKDRCVEVIDHAISSVLLATAKIAIFQGGLTWLLFKFFKVHFVYTSTVLGFISALVPILPFWLSSIFATGELLMEGRYVLGLVVTVIHLMLIDYGTTTILEDIPGYNGYLTGLSVIGGMALFPNALEGAILGPLIMTVVIALKNLYTEFVLADGEEASS, from the exons ATGGCGCTCGTGCccagcggcggcgcgggcgcttgCAAGGACGAGGCCGCCCTCGGGCTCCCGTGGTCCGAGATGTTCCGCTCCGCCTCGCGCCGCCGGCCCAAGCAGGAGTCCGACGACGCGCCGCCCAAGAAGCCGGCGCTGAAGACGGCGAGGGCCAAGGAGATGAAGTCCAAGCCGGCGTCGGTGGGGGCTGGAGCCGGGGCCGGGGCCGACATCGCGGGGCTGTCGCTGGAGCCCGACGCGCGCCTGGCGCTCTACATCGCCATGGCGCACGCGGGCCTCGCCACCGCGCTGCTCGTGCTCTACGGCCTCTACCTGCTGCTCGCCGACTTCCTCCGCCCGCTGCAGTGGGCGCTGCTCTGCTCCGTCCCGCTCCGCGAGACGCAGCGCGCTCTCGTCGCCTTCTGGGAGCCCTCGCTCCGCGGTGGCCTCAGCTCCGCACTGCTCGCGCTGCCGCTCGCGGCGCTCCGGTCCTCAACGGCCACGCTCGCCGACGCGCGCGCCGCGCTCCTGCGCCGCCCGCTCCCGTCCTCGCCGGCGTTCCCGCGCCTCCTCCGCTGGCtcgtctccttcttcttcttcctcgtcctcttcgAGCGCCTCGGCGCCGCCACCGCGCTGCTGCTCCTCCTTCTCGCGCTCGCCTTCTTCGCCGCGTCCCCCAAGCTCAAACGCGCCGCCTCCTCACGCATCTCCAGTCGGCCTCCCTCCTCGCGCGGCCTACTCTTAACTGGAGGCATCCTCCGCCACCTTAAGACACTAGTCGCCCTTGGTCTCATGCTTGGTATGATCGCCGGCTTCATAACTGGCAGCATCTTCTTCTCCTACAAGATTGGGCTCGAGGGCACGGACGCTGTCATGTCCCTCAAGTCCCATGTCGAGAAGAGCAACTACTCTGAGAAGATTGGCCTCAAGAAGTGGATGGACGACAATGACATCCCTGGCTTGGTCGATCAGTACTCCGCCAGGATCTATGCCACCGTGTGGGAGCAGGTCGACCAATTGGCTGTGCAGTACAACCTTACAGATTTCACTAGTGGCTTCCGGCATTTCTTGATCAGCCAATCAGTTGACCCAAAGAGCAAGGCGCTCATCAGTTCCAGACCACACCCATATTCAATGAAGTTGCAATCAATTGCGACACATGTGAAGAACAGAGAGTGGGTGGAGATTTACAGGGAGCTTGACTCGTTCTTTAGGGAGCTGTTGATCACAAGAGAGGATTTGGTGGTCAAGGCCAAGCAGCTGGCTTTGCAGGGAACAGAAATCGCAAAGAGGCTGCTGTCCAGCAGCACATCGGTGCTGGGCGGTAGTGCCAATTTGATGTTATCAATTGCTCTCCGCATTGTCTCAGGTGCGGCTGAGGTGGTTAATTTCCTGTCACAACTGATGGTGTTCTTGTGGGTGCTGTATTACCTTATTACTGTGGAGGGAGGCGGAGCTACAGAGcaaatcattgatcttttgccagtGTCAAAACAAGTAAAGGACCGCTGTGTTGAGGTCATCGATCATGCCATTAGTAGTGTCTTGTTGGCCACTGCTAAGAttgccatatttcaaggggggCTGACATGGCTGCTGTTCAAGTTCTTCAAAGTGCATTTTGTGTATACATCAACTGTGCTTGGATTCATCAGCGCACTTGTGCCAATACTTCCATTTTGGTTGTCCTCGATATTTGCCACAGGGGAGCTTCTCATGGAAGGGAGATATGTGCTTGGACTGGTGGTAACTGTGATACACCTCATGCTTATAGATTATGGCACAACTACCATTCTGGAGGATATACCTGGGTACAATGGGTATCTCACAGGCCTCAGCGTAATTGGTGGCATGGCACTGTTTCCCAATGCTCTGGAG GGTGCAATATTAGGTCCCCTTATAATGACGGTTGTTATAGCGTTGAAGAACTTGTACACAGAGTTTGTGCTTGCTGATGGGGAGGAGGCCAGCAGCTAG